The proteins below come from a single Nostoc sp. KVJ3 genomic window:
- a CDS encoding SDR family NAD(P)-dependent oxidoreductase gives MKNQKWNVENIPSQKGRVAIVTGSSSGIGYETARVLANKQASVIIAVRNLDKGNKALAKILQQNQDADVKVMELDLANLASVKNFAENFQKNYLRLDLLINNAGVMIPPYSKTTDGFELQFGTNHLGHFALTGQLLELLIGTEGSRIVNVSSGAHSMGKIDFDDLNWEKRSYAKWKAYGDSKLANIFFTYELDRKLKDNGIDTLVTASHPGWTATELQRTAGGIVTYLNGILAQDITMGALPTLRAAIETGLKGAEYFGPNGFMEMRGYPIKVETNELSKDKAIAKKLWVVSEKLTDVKFEFKKKAQSAGK, from the coding sequence ATGAAAAATCAAAAATGGAACGTGGAAAATATTCCGAGTCAAAAAGGAAGAGTAGCAATTGTAACGGGTTCGAGTAGCGGCATCGGTTATGAAACAGCGCGGGTTTTAGCTAATAAACAAGCGTCTGTAATCATTGCGGTTCGCAATTTGGACAAAGGAAACAAGGCATTGGCAAAAATTCTTCAACAGAATCAAGATGCCGACGTAAAGGTGATGGAACTTGATTTGGCGAATTTAGCATCAGTTAAAAATTTCGCTGAAAACTTTCAGAAAAATTATTTGCGTCTGGATTTACTGATTAATAATGCGGGTGTGATGATTCCGCCGTATTCAAAAACGACGGACGGTTTTGAATTGCAGTTCGGCACTAATCATCTCGGACATTTTGCTTTGACGGGACAGCTTTTGGAACTTTTGATCGGTACCGAAGGCTCACGAATTGTCAATGTTTCGAGCGGCGCACATAGTATGGGCAAAATAGATTTTGATGATTTGAATTGGGAAAAGAGAAGTTATGCCAAATGGAAAGCCTACGGCGACAGCAAACTTGCCAACATCTTTTTTACCTACGAACTCGACCGAAAACTAAAAGATAACGGTATCGACACACTTGTAACCGCCTCGCATCCGGGCTGGACAGCAACCGAATTGCAGAGAACTGCGGGTGGCATTGTGACATATCTCAACGGCATCCTTGCCCAAGACATCACGATGGGCGCATTACCAACTCTGCGGGCGGCAATCGAAACAGGCTTAAAAGGCGCAGAATATTTCGGCCCCAATGGGTTTATGGAGATGCGCGGCTATCCAATAAAAGTCGAAACGAACGAATTATCCAAAGACAAAGCGATCGCCAAAAAACTATGGGTTGTATCGGAAAAACTAACTGATGTAAAATTTGAATTTAAGAAAAAGGCGCAAAGCGCGGGCAAATGA
- a CDS encoding TetR/AcrR family transcriptional regulator: MRHKDDKKNQAICDAAIELITANGFADTSMSKIAKTANVSPATIYVYFENKENLLNKIYLFVKQEMSAEILKGVNQNLSVEKAFKIIWNNYYQYAIKNPVRFAFTEQFANSPMVDRICKDETLSYFKPMLDLFNRGKEEKVFKDIPLEIFTAFTFAPLTGLIKEHFSGALILDEKMLETTYKIAWDAITN; this comes from the coding sequence ATGAGGCACAAAGACGACAAAAAAAATCAAGCAATCTGTGATGCGGCAATCGAACTGATTACTGCAAATGGTTTTGCTGATACTTCGATGTCGAAAATTGCCAAAACCGCGAATGTTTCGCCCGCGACGATATATGTCTATTTTGAAAACAAAGAAAACCTTCTCAATAAAATATATTTGTTCGTGAAGCAGGAAATGAGTGCAGAAATTTTGAAAGGTGTCAACCAGAACCTATCGGTGGAAAAAGCCTTTAAAATTATCTGGAATAATTATTATCAATACGCGATTAAAAATCCGGTCAGATTTGCTTTTACGGAGCAATTTGCTAATTCACCGATGGTTGACCGCATTTGCAAAGATGAAACTTTGAGCTATTTCAAGCCAATGCTAGATTTGTTCAATCGCGGTAAAGAGGAGAAAGTTTTTAAGGATATTCCCCTGGAAATTTTTACCGCTTTTACCTTTGCGCCTCTGACTGGATTGATAAAAGAGCATTTTAGTGGTGCTTTGATTTTGGACGAAAAAATGTTAGAAACCACCTATAAAATTGCGTGGGATGCAATAACGAATTAA
- the fba gene encoding class II fructose-bisphosphate aldolase (catalyzes the reversible aldol condensation of dihydroxyacetonephosphate and glyceraldehyde 3-phosphate in the Calvin cycle, glycolysis, and/or gluconeogenesis), with protein sequence MALVPLRLLLDHAAENGYGIPAFNVNNLEQIQAILKAAVETDSPVILQASRGARAYAGENFLRHLILAAVETYPHIPIVMHQDHGNAPATCYSAIKNNFTSVMMDGSLEADAKTPASFEYNVNVTREVVNVAHALGVSVEGELGCLGSLETGAGEAEDGHGFEGTLDHSQLLTDPDEAVDFVEATQVDALAVAIGTSHGAYKFTRKPTGEILAISRIEEIHRRLPNTHLVMHGSSSVPEDLLALINQYGGAIPETYGVPVEEIQKGIKSGVRKVNIDTDNRLAITAAVREALAKKPEEFDPRHFLKPSITYMQKVCAERYQQFGTAGNASKIKQISLEDFAAKYAKGELNVVTKAAAKV encoded by the coding sequence ATGGCGCTTGTACCACTGCGGCTGCTGTTGGATCACGCAGCTGAAAACGGTTACGGCATCCCAGCTTTTAACGTTAACAATTTAGAGCAGATTCAGGCAATCCTGAAGGCTGCTGTCGAGACAGATAGCCCCGTAATTTTGCAAGCTTCTCGTGGCGCTCGTGCTTATGCAGGAGAAAACTTCTTGCGCCACCTGATTTTGGCGGCGGTAGAAACCTATCCTCATATTCCCATTGTCATGCACCAAGATCATGGGAATGCTCCCGCTACCTGCTACTCAGCAATTAAGAACAACTTCACCAGCGTCATGATGGATGGTTCTTTAGAAGCTGATGCTAAAACCCCCGCTAGCTTTGAATACAACGTCAATGTTACCCGCGAAGTTGTCAACGTAGCTCATGCTTTGGGTGTCAGCGTTGAAGGTGAACTCGGTTGTTTGGGTTCTCTAGAAACTGGTGCTGGCGAAGCTGAAGATGGTCATGGGTTTGAAGGTACACTCGACCATTCACAACTGTTAACTGATCCCGATGAAGCTGTTGACTTTGTAGAAGCAACCCAAGTAGATGCTTTGGCTGTTGCCATTGGCACAAGCCACGGTGCTTACAAGTTTACCCGCAAGCCGACTGGTGAAATTTTGGCCATCAGCCGCATTGAAGAAATTCACCGCCGTCTGCCTAACACCCACTTGGTAATGCACGGTTCCTCTTCTGTACCAGAAGATTTGCTTGCACTGATTAACCAGTATGGTGGTGCAATTCCTGAAACCTACGGTGTACCTGTAGAAGAAATCCAAAAAGGTATTAAGAGTGGTGTACGCAAAGTAAACATCGACACCGACAACCGTTTGGCTATTACTGCTGCTGTCCGTGAAGCTTTGGCTAAAAAACCAGAGGAGTTTGACCCCCGTCACTTCCTCAAGCCTTCTATTACATACATGCAGAAGGTTTGTGCTGAACGCTATCAACAATTTGGCACAGCCGGCAACGCAAGCAAGATTAAACAAATTTCTTTGGAAGATTTTGCTGCTAAGTATGCTAAAGGTGAACTTAACGTTGTCACCAAAGCTGCTGCTAAAGTTTAA
- a CDS encoding carbon-nitrogen hydrolase family protein, whose product MKSYLAAAIQLTSVSNLHKNLTQAEELIELAVRQGAELVGLPENFSYMGEEKDKLAQGDAIALESEKFLKKMAQRFQITILGGSFPLPVDNTGKVYNTTLLIDPSGQELARYYKVHLFDVDVPDGNTYRESSTVVAGTQLPPVYFSEKLGNLGLSICYDVRFPELYRHLADKGADVIFIPAAFTAFTGKDHWQVLLQARAIENTAYVIAPAQTGNNYARRLTHGHAVIIDPWGVILADAGEKPGIAIAEIKPTRLEQVRRQMPSLQHRVF is encoded by the coding sequence ATGAAGTCTTATTTAGCCGCCGCTATTCAATTGACAAGTGTGTCCAATCTACACAAAAATTTGACTCAGGCAGAAGAATTAATCGAGCTTGCCGTGCGTCAAGGTGCTGAATTGGTAGGCTTGCCAGAAAACTTTTCCTATATGGGAGAAGAAAAAGATAAACTTGCACAAGGAGATGCGATCGCTCTTGAAAGTGAAAAATTTCTCAAAAAAATGGCTCAACGCTTTCAAATTACGATCTTGGGCGGCAGCTTTCCACTTCCTGTAGACAATACAGGCAAAGTTTATAACACCACTTTACTGATCGATCCAAGCGGTCAAGAACTTGCCCGTTACTACAAAGTACATCTATTTGATGTCGATGTCCCCGACGGTAACACTTACCGCGAATCCAGCACTGTTGTAGCTGGTACGCAACTACCCCCGGTGTATTTTTCAGAAAAACTCGGTAATTTAGGGCTTTCTATTTGTTATGATGTCCGGTTCCCGGAACTGTACCGTCATTTGGCAGACAAGGGGGCTGATGTTATCTTTATTCCTGCTGCCTTTACCGCCTTTACTGGCAAAGACCACTGGCAAGTGCTACTACAAGCCAGAGCCATCGAAAATACCGCCTACGTCATTGCTCCTGCCCAAACAGGGAACAACTACGCCCGTCGATTAACTCACGGACACGCCGTGATTATTGACCCCTGGGGTGTAATTTTAGCCGATGCTGGAGAAAAACCGGGAATTGCGATCGCAGAAATCAAACCTACTAGGCTCGAACAAGTCCGTCGTCAAATGCCCTCTTTACAGCATCGGGTGTTCTAG
- the trxA gene encoding thioredoxin: MSTAAQVTDSSFKQEVLDSDVPVLVDFWAPWCGPCRMVAPVVDEISEQYKGQIKVVKVNTDENPNVASQYGIRSIPTLMIFKGGQKVDMVVGAVPKSTLASTLEKYL; this comes from the coding sequence ATGTCAACAGCCGCACAAGTTACCGATTCTAGTTTCAAGCAAGAAGTACTCGACAGCGATGTACCCGTTTTAGTTGACTTTTGGGCACCCTGGTGCGGACCATGCCGTATGGTAGCCCCTGTTGTTGATGAAATCTCCGAACAGTACAAAGGTCAAATCAAGGTCGTCAAAGTCAATACAGATGAAAATCCTAATGTTGCTAGTCAGTATGGCATCCGCAGCATTCCCACATTAATGATTTTTAAGGGTGGACAAAAAGTCGATATGGTGGTGGGTGCTGTACCTAAAAGTACATTAGCTTCCACTCTCGAAAAGTATCTTTGA
- a CDS encoding GuaB3 family IMP dehydrogenase-related protein, whose amino-acid sequence MEIQLGRGKIARRAYGIDEIALVPGNRTLDPSLADTKWRIGNIEREIPIIASAMDGVVDVRMAVRLSQLGALGVLNLEGIHTRYVDPEPILDRIASVGKDEFVSLMQELYAEPIKPELIEQRIQEIKQQGGIAAVSATPAGASKYGEAVAKAGADLFFVQATVVSTAHLSPESLVPLDLAEFCRSMPIPVVLGNCVTYEVTLNLLKAGAAGVLVGIGPGAACTSRGVLGVGVPQATAIADCAAARDDYYKETGNYIPIIADGGLITGGDICKCIACGADGVMIGSPFARAAEAPGRGYHWGMATPSPVLPRGTRIRVATTGTLEQILIGPAGLDDGTHNLLGALKTSMGTLGAKNIKEMQQVEVVIAPSLLTEGKVYQKAQQLGMGK is encoded by the coding sequence GTGGAAATTCAACTTGGGCGGGGAAAAATAGCTCGCAGAGCTTACGGAATAGACGAAATTGCTCTAGTCCCTGGTAACAGAACACTAGACCCCAGTTTGGCAGATACTAAGTGGCGGATTGGCAATATTGAGCGAGAAATCCCGATAATTGCTAGTGCGATGGATGGCGTAGTAGATGTTCGCATGGCTGTACGTTTGTCACAGTTAGGAGCATTAGGTGTCCTCAATTTAGAAGGGATTCACACTCGCTACGTTGACCCAGAGCCAATATTAGATCGGATTGCTTCTGTGGGGAAAGATGAATTTGTCTCCCTAATGCAAGAACTCTATGCCGAACCAATAAAGCCAGAATTAATTGAACAACGTATTCAGGAAATTAAACAACAAGGTGGCATTGCGGCGGTAAGCGCAACTCCAGCCGGTGCAAGTAAATATGGTGAGGCGGTGGCCAAAGCTGGGGCGGATTTATTTTTTGTGCAAGCTACGGTAGTTTCTACTGCACATCTGTCACCAGAATCTTTAGTACCACTTGATTTAGCAGAATTTTGTCGTTCCATGCCCATCCCCGTGGTGTTGGGGAATTGCGTGACTTACGAAGTGACGTTGAATTTGTTGAAAGCTGGGGCGGCTGGGGTACTGGTAGGAATTGGCCCTGGTGCAGCTTGTACCTCCCGTGGCGTGTTGGGTGTGGGTGTGCCACAGGCAACTGCGATCGCAGACTGTGCCGCAGCACGAGATGATTACTACAAGGAAACTGGCAACTATATCCCCATTATTGCTGATGGCGGTTTAATTACTGGCGGCGACATTTGTAAATGCATCGCTTGTGGTGCCGATGGTGTGATGATTGGTTCTCCCTTTGCTAGAGCCGCTGAAGCCCCAGGACGGGGTTATCACTGGGGTATGGCTACTCCCAGCCCGGTGTTGCCTCGTGGTACTCGCATTCGCGTTGCCACCACTGGTACCCTAGAGCAAATACTCATTGGCCCAGCAGGGTTAGATGATGGCACTCACAATCTTTTAGGAGCCTTAAAGACAAGTATGGGTACTTTAGGAGCCAAAAATATTAAAGAAATGCAGCAAGTAGAAGTTGTAATTGCGCCTTCTTTATTAACAGAGGGTAAAGTTTACCAAAAAGCTCAACAATTAGGTATGGGGAAATAA
- a CDS encoding YdcF family protein produces the protein MAFVLPLIIWWGYKEVQNQFVQPQAVVVLGGSTRRLEREKFTAEFVRQHPNIPIWITGGSPPKFTQRVFTKAGVDPKRLHLDYEAVDTVTNFTTLVDDLQARGIKSIYLITSDFHMRRACVIGEIILGSRGIYLKPVPVPSEKPPESIEKSIRDGARAILWLATGYTGVDAAKNKR, from the coding sequence ATGGCTTTTGTTCTACCACTAATCATCTGGTGGGGATACAAAGAAGTACAAAACCAATTTGTACAGCCGCAAGCAGTTGTAGTGTTGGGTGGTTCAACGAGACGTTTAGAGCGAGAGAAGTTTACGGCTGAATTTGTCCGCCAGCATCCAAATATACCAATTTGGATTACTGGTGGTAGTCCACCTAAATTCACCCAACGAGTATTTACCAAAGCTGGTGTTGATCCCAAACGTTTACACTTGGACTATGAAGCCGTAGATACAGTTACTAATTTTACTACGTTAGTGGATGATTTGCAAGCTCGCGGCATCAAGAGCATTTATTTGATTACTTCAGACTTCCACATGCGCCGGGCTTGTGTCATCGGCGAAATTATTTTGGGTAGTCGAGGTATTTATTTAAAACCTGTGCCAGTTCCTTCAGAAAAACCCCCTGAATCTATCGAAAAATCTATCCGCGATGGAGCGAGAGCCATACTTTGGTTAGCAACTGGTTACACTGGTGTGGATGCCGCTAAAAATAAAAGGTAA